In one window of Nakamurella sp. PAMC28650 DNA:
- a CDS encoding helix-turn-helix domain-containing protein, translating to MTSLDLSGVVATGADPMQTSMANVIAWARREQRVSVRLLLERMDMPLSAPRYVRFEAGRRTLPDEVMASICRALDIDLSQVAADAAMALTDKGPPVVDEAMVPLQLRGSGPQVPAIRVRVERMMSGEQTWLQPVRGMLGLHAANGTDSNGDLLLEEPLIRTIAQISGRTLFECWVGLSTFIEHDSAANTG from the coding sequence ATGACGAGTCTCGATCTGTCCGGTGTGGTAGCGACCGGGGCGGACCCGATGCAGACGTCCATGGCCAACGTCATCGCCTGGGCGCGGCGGGAGCAACGGGTGAGTGTCCGGCTCCTGCTGGAACGCATGGACATGCCGCTGTCGGCTCCCAGGTACGTCCGTTTCGAGGCGGGCCGGCGCACTCTGCCGGACGAGGTGATGGCAAGTATCTGTCGTGCACTGGACATCGACCTCTCCCAGGTGGCCGCGGATGCCGCGATGGCCCTCACCGACAAGGGCCCCCCGGTCGTGGACGAGGCGATGGTGCCGCTCCAACTGCGTGGATCCGGTCCGCAGGTTCCGGCGATCCGGGTGCGGGTGGAACGGATGATGTCCGGGGAGCAGACGTGGCTCCAGCCGGTGCGGGGGATGCTGGGCCTCCATGCCGCCAACGGCACGGACTCCAACGGGGACCTGCTGCTCGAGGAACCGTTGATCCGGACGATCGCGCAGATCTCCGGACGCACTCTGTTCGAGTGCTGGGTGGGTCTGAGCACCTTCATCGAACACGACTCCGCCGCCAACACCGGATAG
- a CDS encoding MarR family winged helix-turn-helix transcriptional regulator produces MATDTRTARRPAASVVDSDGLTTELISQLARRTAFEFSDQLAPLGLTPAQFAVIDFLFTSGGSATQAEIARSVGVEQPTMAATLRRMERDNLIVRVADPSDGRQSFVSPTPAVKRKRTKLTAAHHRVELTMLSSLDESEKRELRRLLVKMQSVNSVVRPRQPTRNS; encoded by the coding sequence ATGGCTACCGATACCAGGACAGCGCGACGCCCCGCGGCTTCCGTTGTCGACTCCGACGGGTTGACCACCGAGCTGATCTCGCAGCTGGCCCGGCGCACCGCCTTCGAGTTCTCCGACCAACTGGCACCACTGGGCCTGACGCCGGCCCAGTTCGCCGTCATCGACTTCCTCTTCACCAGCGGCGGGTCTGCGACCCAGGCCGAGATCGCCAGATCGGTCGGCGTCGAGCAGCCGACCATGGCGGCCACCCTGCGCCGGATGGAGCGGGACAACCTCATCGTGCGGGTCGCCGATCCGTCCGACGGACGCCAGAGCTTCGTGTCGCCGACGCCGGCGGTGAAGCGCAAGCGCACGAAGCTGACGGCAGCACATCACCGCGTGGAACTGACGATGCTCTCCTCGCTCGACGAGTCCGAGAAGCGCGAGTTGCGGCGCCTGCTCGTCAAGATGCAGAGCGTGAATTCGGTCGTGCGACCGCGGCAGCCGACCAGGAACTCCTGA
- a CDS encoding RNase H family protein yields MSSGQILTFGTDGSCLRNPDGPTGWAYICGDGTFTYGGRPSGTNQIGELMAILTVLRHHPDQRLEIQSDSAYAIGCSSTWKVGWQRAGYVRKTGPIANLDIIKEIHALLDSRAGTVTFVKVKAHLRDESVHPLNVRADDLAGRGARAAQAAGCEVEESGVWPGESGTVAPDAARSPSRPPVADLEPSPALQETGFLF; encoded by the coding sequence ATGAGCAGTGGACAGATCCTCACCTTCGGCACCGACGGCTCGTGCCTGCGGAACCCCGACGGCCCGACGGGGTGGGCCTACATCTGCGGCGACGGAACGTTCACCTATGGCGGCCGGCCTTCGGGAACCAACCAGATCGGCGAATTGATGGCGATCCTGACGGTGCTCCGTCATCACCCTGATCAGCGTCTCGAGATCCAGTCGGATTCGGCCTATGCGATCGGCTGCTCGTCGACCTGGAAGGTCGGCTGGCAGCGGGCGGGCTACGTCCGCAAGACCGGCCCGATCGCCAATCTCGACATCATCAAGGAGATCCACGCCCTGCTGGACTCGCGGGCGGGCACCGTCACGTTCGTCAAGGTCAAGGCGCACCTGCGTGACGAGAGCGTGCACCCGCTCAACGTCCGGGCCGACGACCTGGCCGGTCGCGGGGCGCGAGCCGCACAGGCGGCGGGCTGCGAGGTCGAGGAGTCAGGTGTGTGGCCGGGCGAATCCGGGACCGTTGCCCCCGACGCCGCCAGGTCCCCGAGCCGCCCGCCGGTCGCCGATCTCGAACCGAGCCCGGCGTTGCAGGAGACCGGGTTCCTGTTCTGA
- a CDS encoding ABC transporter ATP-binding protein: MSTNEDAAPVLLRTAALSKQFAIRRSLGARLRSEAGTSLKAVDGVTLEVRQGQTLGVVGETGSGKSTLGRLMLRLEKPTSGTIAFEGQDIFSASAARSKELRQKIQIILQDPYSTLNPYRSVGSSIEEVLAVHGTSSPKERKQEAERLLGTVGFPAELIDQRPEQLSGGGRQRVSIARALAVKPRLIVADEPVSALDVSVQAQVLNLFSDLRRDLGLTYVFITHDLAVVQRLSDRIAVMYLGRVVEQASTVDLFSRPLHPYSKALLEAAPELHLRKTSRQAALGGDMPNPISPPSGCVFHPRCPQAMDICRREVPLTIRPLAGRTVACHLHRGPLAEPSPPVPPALPSKNVPTTPMSASSSRENKS; the protein is encoded by the coding sequence TTGAGTACAAACGAAGACGCTGCGCCGGTCCTGCTGCGCACCGCCGCCCTGTCGAAGCAGTTCGCGATCCGCCGCAGCCTGGGTGCCCGGCTCCGCAGCGAGGCCGGCACGTCGCTCAAGGCCGTCGACGGCGTCACCCTCGAGGTCCGCCAGGGCCAGACCCTGGGGGTCGTCGGCGAGACCGGCTCCGGCAAGAGCACTCTCGGCCGGCTGATGCTGCGGTTGGAGAAACCCACCTCGGGCACCATCGCGTTCGAAGGTCAAGACATCTTCAGTGCCTCGGCCGCCCGGTCGAAGGAACTGCGGCAGAAGATCCAGATCATCCTGCAGGATCCGTACTCGACGCTGAACCCCTACCGGTCGGTTGGCTCCTCCATCGAAGAGGTACTGGCCGTCCACGGCACCTCGTCACCCAAGGAGCGCAAGCAGGAGGCCGAACGGCTGCTCGGTACGGTCGGGTTCCCGGCCGAGCTGATCGACCAACGGCCCGAACAGCTCTCCGGCGGAGGCCGGCAGCGGGTCAGCATCGCCCGGGCTCTGGCCGTCAAGCCGCGGTTGATCGTCGCCGACGAGCCGGTGTCGGCGTTGGACGTCTCCGTGCAGGCCCAGGTGCTCAACCTGTTCTCCGACCTGCGGCGGGATCTCGGCCTCACCTACGTCTTCATCACCCACGATCTCGCTGTGGTGCAACGGCTCTCGGACCGGATCGCTGTCATGTACCTGGGCCGCGTCGTCGAGCAGGCCTCCACCGTCGACCTCTTCAGTCGGCCCCTGCACCCGTACAGCAAAGCGCTGCTGGAAGCGGCGCCCGAGCTGCACCTGCGCAAGACCTCGCGCCAGGCCGCTCTCGGGGGCGATATGCCGAACCCGATCTCGCCGCCGTCGGGCTGCGTGTTCCACCCACGCTGCCCGCAGGCCATGGACATCTGCCGGCGCGAGGTCCCCCTCACCATTCGTCCCCTGGCCGGCCGCACCGTCGCCTGCCACCTGCACCGCGGCCCACTCGCGGAGCCGAGCCCGCCGGTTCCGCCGGCTCTGCCGTCAAAGAACGTTCCGACCACGCCCATGTCCGCATCAAGCTCGAGGGAGAACAAGTCATGA
- a CDS encoding DUF2079 domain-containing protein produces MSETRSASQKSDAMTDTRPQPAVPDGSGPVPSARVMGFIPWVVAAALAVFYAAVSIRRHVELLTSGYDLGIYDQAVRSYSLWHLPFNSVQGPHFDVLGDHFSPVLALLAPLYWVHNSPTTLLAAQGALIAVGVVPLMKWAHRSVGLGAGLVVGLGYGLGFGVANAVTFDFHEVAFAAPLISFAVVALAEGRLTAAVAWAAPLVFVKEDLGLTVAVLGLLVAWKGRRLLGLLTAVGGALSSALAVLVIIPAFNPLGANTKTTKFGTSLMHQFTTVLSPDIKILTLVFLLAPTVFLAIRSPLLILAAPTIAWRFLATDPAYWGVQYHYGLVLMPILFAAFIDVLRRRRGRASVRWILLASTLITIYLIPQNGFAAAFTSALWHTSPSTAAVKALLAEIPSGTTVAASNELLPQLSAGDHVTLIGRTPLATSRPEFIVSETADVGFPLGTDGQAAWLEDARAHGYRDVGRAGSVVLLHQG; encoded by the coding sequence ATGTCCGAGACCCGGTCGGCCAGTCAGAAGTCCGACGCGATGACCGATACCAGGCCCCAACCGGCCGTTCCCGACGGAAGCGGCCCGGTTCCGAGCGCCCGGGTGATGGGCTTCATCCCGTGGGTAGTGGCAGCCGCGTTGGCCGTCTTCTATGCCGCCGTCTCGATCCGCCGCCACGTCGAACTGCTGACCAGTGGCTACGACCTGGGCATCTACGACCAGGCCGTCCGTTCGTACTCGCTGTGGCACCTGCCGTTCAACTCGGTCCAGGGGCCGCACTTCGACGTGCTGGGCGATCACTTCTCGCCGGTCCTGGCCCTGCTGGCCCCTCTCTACTGGGTGCACAACTCGCCGACGACGCTGCTGGCCGCCCAAGGTGCGCTGATCGCCGTCGGGGTGGTCCCGCTGATGAAGTGGGCCCACCGGTCGGTCGGGCTCGGCGCCGGCCTGGTCGTCGGCCTCGGCTACGGCCTCGGCTTCGGGGTGGCCAACGCCGTCACGTTCGACTTCCACGAGGTCGCCTTCGCCGCGCCCTTGATCTCGTTCGCGGTGGTGGCCCTCGCCGAAGGCCGGCTGACGGCGGCGGTCGCCTGGGCGGCGCCGCTGGTGTTCGTCAAGGAGGACCTGGGCCTGACCGTCGCGGTCCTCGGACTGCTCGTGGCGTGGAAGGGGCGCCGACTGCTGGGCCTGCTGACCGCGGTCGGCGGCGCTCTCTCCTCTGCTCTTGCGGTGCTGGTGATCATCCCGGCGTTCAATCCACTCGGCGCCAACACGAAGACCACGAAGTTCGGCACCTCGCTGATGCACCAGTTCACCACCGTGCTGAGCCCGGACATCAAGATCCTGACGTTGGTCTTCCTGCTCGCCCCGACCGTCTTCCTGGCCATCCGCTCACCGCTGCTGATCCTGGCGGCGCCGACCATCGCATGGCGGTTCCTGGCCACCGACCCGGCCTACTGGGGAGTGCAGTACCACTACGGTCTGGTGCTGATGCCCATCCTGTTCGCGGCCTTCATCGACGTCCTGCGCCGTCGACGGGGCCGGGCCTCGGTCAGATGGATCCTGCTGGCCAGCACGCTGATCACGATCTACCTGATCCCGCAGAACGGTTTCGCGGCCGCCTTCACATCAGCCCTCTGGCACACCAGCCCGTCGACGGCCGCCGTCAAGGCCCTCCTCGCGGAGATCCCGTCCGGCACGACCGTTGCAGCGTCGAACGAACTCCTGCCGCAACTGAGCGCCGGGGACCACGTCACCCTCATCGGGCGCACCCCGCTGGCGACCTCGCGGCCCGAGTTCATCGTTTCGGAGACCGCGGACGTCGGCTTTCCGCTGGGTACCGACGGTCAGGCCGCCTGGCTCGAGGACGCCCGTGCACACGGCTACCGGGACGTCGGCCGCGCCGGCTCGGTCGTGTTGCTCCACCAGGGCTGA
- a CDS encoding SDR family NAD(P)-dependent oxidoreductase: MNVAYDFSGKVAVVTGAARGVGREIVGSFVGAGARVVAADRDAEGLAVTCSPFGDAVVSVVGDVSTAEGARSIVSAAEAFGRLDFCVNNAAVAPHASLLKERAEVWDTVYAVNCRGTFLMTQAAARVMIEQGDGGRIVNFSSGVSNRGSAGAAAYASSRAATESFSRVAAIELAPHEILVNCVSPGLIDTQPKPLPPSMAQALATRIPALPLARAGRPEEVANLVLWLCSDGASYITGGLYSVDGGAGVGGRAGAPIVDEDIRYDWVTGRQRG, translated from the coding sequence GTGAACGTTGCTTACGACTTCTCCGGCAAGGTCGCCGTGGTCACCGGCGCCGCACGCGGGGTGGGGCGGGAGATCGTCGGATCCTTCGTCGGCGCCGGCGCACGGGTGGTCGCCGCCGACCGTGACGCAGAGGGCCTCGCCGTCACCTGTTCGCCGTTCGGCGATGCCGTGGTGTCGGTGGTCGGCGATGTGAGCACGGCGGAAGGGGCTCGGTCCATCGTTTCCGCGGCAGAGGCATTCGGCCGGTTGGACTTCTGCGTCAACAACGCTGCGGTGGCTCCGCACGCGAGCCTGCTGAAGGAGCGGGCCGAGGTGTGGGACACGGTCTATGCGGTCAACTGCCGCGGCACCTTCCTGATGACGCAGGCTGCCGCCCGGGTGATGATCGAGCAGGGCGACGGCGGACGGATCGTCAACTTCTCGTCAGGGGTCAGCAACCGTGGTTCGGCCGGAGCGGCTGCCTACGCCAGCAGCCGCGCCGCCACCGAGAGCTTCAGCCGGGTGGCGGCCATCGAGCTCGCCCCCCACGAGATCCTGGTGAACTGCGTCAGTCCCGGCCTGATCGACACCCAGCCCAAGCCGCTGCCACCGTCGATGGCGCAGGCCCTGGCCACACGCATTCCGGCCCTGCCGCTGGCGCGGGCCGGCCGGCCGGAGGAGGTGGCGAATCTGGTGCTGTGGCTCTGTTCCGACGGGGCCTCGTACATCACTGGCGGGCTGTACAGCGTCGATGGCGGCGCCGGTGTCGGAGGGCGGGCCGGCGCGCCGATCGTCGACGAGGACATCCGCTACGACTGGGTGACGGGACGACAGCGAGGTTAG
- a CDS encoding ABC transporter substrate-binding protein, which yields MTSVPPASTGGPRRGRLFQRPGRRLGLVALTTLVTGSLLLSACSSSSSTTAGSSASAAADATGAAGASSVSAAAPAGSAVAPATAAASAVDTLIIANPVKVDTLDPQVSSVNESIWLDQTLYSRLVQADPTGTKIVPDLATSWDIAKDALTYTFHLRDAKFSDGSPVLASDVAWSINRAKKYDGGWGFLITAVTGVTAPDAKTVVVKLSKPHAPLLADLAMYAFAALPQKLVQAQGDAFFTHPVGSGPFVVSAYAPDTEVDLKRNDSYYGTKPKIANVKVKIVTNDNTRVLDLQSGAVDVIENPPGNLTTQINANPKLQVDLFPSTRVDFIQLSTKDKYFSNVKVRQAVRYAVDLDQINKLAYQGAGTPATSFMPYKMLYWNDSLPKPAVDLTKAKALLAEAGFPNGFTTNLITVSGDGAGQAEAVVIKDSLSKIGITVNIESYELVTAYGKEKTGFYGIGERYWTNDIIDPDEVVTFGVDVKAGSSSFDTFWSDATATKMTNDARSETDPVKRAAMYKQIQQIVWDQTPYLPINYPPYRYASGKWVTGFNVSPLGNYNDSLLTLTVDKH from the coding sequence ATGACCTCAGTTCCACCGGCTTCGACGGGCGGCCCGCGTCGCGGCCGCCTGTTCCAGCGCCCGGGCCGACGGCTCGGACTGGTTGCGCTGACCACTCTGGTCACCGGATCCCTGTTGCTCAGCGCCTGCAGTTCCAGCAGCTCGACCACTGCCGGCTCGTCGGCCTCTGCGGCTGCCGACGCCACCGGTGCAGCTGGTGCTTCCTCGGTCAGTGCGGCGGCCCCGGCCGGTAGTGCAGTGGCCCCGGCCACCGCGGCGGCGTCCGCGGTCGACACCCTGATCATCGCCAACCCGGTCAAGGTCGACACCCTGGATCCGCAGGTCAGCTCGGTCAACGAATCGATCTGGCTCGACCAGACCCTGTACAGCCGGCTGGTGCAGGCCGACCCGACCGGCACCAAGATCGTCCCGGATCTGGCGACCTCCTGGGACATCGCCAAGGACGCGCTGACCTACACGTTCCACCTCCGGGACGCGAAGTTCTCCGACGGTTCGCCGGTACTCGCGTCCGACGTGGCCTGGTCGATCAACCGGGCCAAGAAGTACGACGGGGGTTGGGGTTTCCTGATCACCGCAGTCACGGGCGTCACCGCTCCCGATGCCAAGACGGTGGTCGTCAAGCTCTCCAAGCCGCACGCGCCGCTGCTGGCCGACCTGGCCATGTACGCCTTCGCAGCACTGCCGCAGAAGCTGGTGCAGGCCCAGGGCGACGCGTTCTTCACGCACCCCGTCGGCAGCGGTCCGTTCGTCGTCAGCGCCTACGCCCCGGACACCGAGGTCGACCTCAAGCGCAACGATAGTTACTACGGCACCAAGCCGAAGATCGCCAACGTCAAGGTCAAGATCGTCACCAACGACAACACCCGCGTCCTGGACCTGCAGAGCGGCGCCGTGGACGTCATCGAGAACCCGCCGGGCAACCTGACCACGCAGATCAACGCCAACCCCAAGCTGCAGGTGGACCTGTTCCCCTCCACCCGCGTCGACTTCATCCAGCTATCCACCAAGGACAAATACTTCTCCAACGTCAAGGTGCGCCAGGCCGTCCGCTACGCAGTCGATCTCGACCAGATCAACAAGCTGGCCTACCAGGGCGCCGGCACTCCGGCGACCTCGTTCATGCCCTACAAGATGCTGTACTGGAACGATTCCCTGCCCAAGCCGGCCGTCGATCTGACCAAGGCCAAGGCTCTGCTGGCCGAGGCCGGATTCCCGAACGGCTTCACCACCAACCTGATCACGGTCAGCGGCGACGGCGCCGGGCAGGCCGAGGCGGTCGTCATCAAGGATTCGCTGTCCAAGATCGGCATCACTGTGAACATCGAGTCCTACGAGTTGGTGACGGCCTACGGCAAGGAGAAGACCGGCTTCTACGGCATCGGCGAGCGCTACTGGACGAACGACATCATCGACCCGGACGAGGTGGTCACCTTCGGCGTCGACGTCAAGGCTGGCTCCAGCTCATTCGACACCTTCTGGAGCGATGCCACCGCGACCAAGATGACCAACGACGCCCGGTCCGAGACCGATCCGGTGAAGCGCGCCGCGATGTACAAGCAAATCCAGCAGATCGTCTGGGACCAGACGCCGTACCTGCCGATCAACTACCCGCCCTACCGCTACGCCAGCGGCAAGTGGGTCACCGGCTTCAACGTCTCGCCGCTCGGCAACTACAACGACTCCTTGCTGACGCTGACCGTGGACAAGCACTAG
- a CDS encoding ABC transporter permease, protein MAGFAGLGRRLAQMIPIIIGITIVSFVLIRIVPGDPATLILGNHYTPEAATQINTNLGLDRGILYQYWIFVKSALSGSFGHSYSIGDSVGHLIWQGLGRTLFLIVMAGIFTAALSIPVGLYAGLHSGRIFDQTTRVLLLVGYALPGFLLGVLLILVFGVKIPILPINGFGDGFLSHIQHLILPSITLAVPFSAVLVRSLRASVIEAIKADYVTTALLKGIPWHRVVSRHILRNAGMSVVVVFGVNLAFLVGGTVVIENVFSVPGIGSLLVSSVSTRDYPVVQGLTLVFAVFVLLVNLLTDMVHVAIDPRLAVA, encoded by the coding sequence ATGGCTGGATTCGCAGGTCTCGGGCGCCGGCTCGCGCAGATGATCCCGATCATCATCGGCATCACCATCGTGTCCTTCGTCCTGATCCGGATCGTGCCGGGTGACCCGGCGACGTTGATCCTGGGCAACCACTACACGCCGGAGGCAGCGACACAGATCAACACCAACCTCGGCCTGGATCGCGGCATCCTCTACCAATACTGGATCTTCGTGAAGAGCGCGCTGAGCGGGTCGTTCGGGCACTCGTACTCGATCGGCGATTCGGTGGGCCACCTGATCTGGCAGGGTCTGGGCCGGACGCTGTTCCTGATCGTGATGGCCGGCATCTTCACCGCGGCCCTGTCCATCCCGGTCGGGCTGTACGCCGGCCTGCACAGCGGCCGCATCTTCGACCAGACCACCCGGGTGCTGCTGCTGGTCGGGTACGCGCTGCCGGGGTTCCTGCTCGGGGTGCTGCTGATCCTGGTGTTCGGCGTGAAGATCCCGATCCTGCCCATCAACGGCTTCGGTGACGGATTTCTGTCCCACATCCAGCACCTGATCCTGCCGTCGATCACGCTGGCCGTGCCGTTCTCGGCGGTGCTGGTCCGATCGCTGCGGGCCAGCGTGATCGAGGCGATAAAGGCCGACTACGTGACAACTGCTCTGCTCAAGGGCATTCCGTGGCATCGCGTGGTGTCCAGGCACATCCTGCGCAACGCCGGCATGTCGGTGGTGGTGGTGTTCGGTGTCAACCTCGCCTTCCTGGTCGGTGGCACCGTGGTGATCGAGAACGTCTTCTCCGTCCCGGGCATCGGCTCGCTGCTGGTCAGCTCGGTGTCCACCCGGGACTACCCGGTGGTGCAGGGCCTGACGCTGGTCTTCGCGGTGTTCGTGCTGCTCGTCAACCTGCTCACCGACATGGTCCACGTCGCCATCGACCCGCGCCTCGCGGTGGCCTGA
- a CDS encoding AMP-binding protein has translation MSLIEYLGKGASLGVSAPCLTTGDSTLSYGDAQVMAFKVARALANSGVRPGEKVAILSVNDPIAFSCVFGISRAGAVWCPINLRNEAAENRDLLEFFDCACLIFQGRFSGLVEQIAAGLPAVKTLVCVDGPTPVGVTLDEWLVGVSGEPLSVAPLDDTMLIVGTGGTTGRPKGVVLTGRNVETMSPITLMSCPFAPRPVYLALAPLTHAAGVLCFPIMAMGGEIVILRTPDLSDFLAAVQTRKVTHTFLPPTLIYMLLSHHDLPDTDLSSLQCFWYGAAPMSAARLEEAMTRIGPVMAQLFGQSEAPMMISTMAPADHFDPDGSVAVRRLSSAGRPAPLVTVAIMDESGGLPAAGERGEIVIRSSLVMAGYYKNPEATAEVGKFGWHYTGGFNVYSAEVEQALMQHPDIADCAVIGLPDDKWGERVTAVLQLRPGAAVTSDEVRAFVKARVGSVKSPKQVEFWADLPRSKVGKVLKKDIKAQILGG, from the coding sequence ATGAGTTTGATCGAATACCTGGGCAAGGGCGCGTCTCTCGGTGTGTCCGCGCCGTGCCTGACGACCGGGGACAGCACACTGTCCTACGGCGACGCGCAGGTGATGGCGTTCAAGGTGGCCCGGGCGCTGGCGAATTCAGGAGTGCGCCCGGGCGAGAAGGTCGCGATCCTCTCGGTCAACGACCCGATCGCCTTCTCCTGCGTCTTCGGCATCTCCCGGGCCGGCGCCGTCTGGTGTCCGATCAACCTCCGCAACGAGGCCGCCGAGAACCGTGATCTGCTCGAGTTCTTCGACTGCGCCTGCCTGATCTTCCAGGGGAGGTTCAGCGGGTTGGTCGAGCAGATCGCGGCCGGTCTTCCGGCAGTGAAGACCCTGGTCTGCGTGGACGGGCCGACACCTGTGGGCGTCACGCTGGACGAGTGGCTCGTCGGTGTCTCCGGCGAGCCGCTGTCCGTCGCGCCGCTGGACGACACGATGTTGATCGTCGGGACCGGAGGTACCACGGGCCGACCCAAGGGCGTCGTGCTGACCGGGCGCAATGTGGAAACGATGTCGCCGATCACGCTGATGTCCTGTCCCTTCGCGCCGCGGCCGGTGTACCTGGCGCTGGCGCCGCTGACCCACGCCGCGGGCGTGCTGTGTTTCCCGATCATGGCCATGGGCGGCGAGATCGTGATCCTGCGCACGCCGGATCTCTCGGATTTCCTCGCTGCGGTGCAGACGCGCAAGGTCACGCACACCTTCCTGCCGCCGACGCTGATCTACATGCTGCTGTCGCATCACGATCTGCCCGATACGGATCTGTCATCGCTGCAATGCTTCTGGTACGGGGCGGCGCCGATGTCCGCGGCCCGGCTGGAGGAGGCGATGACCCGGATCGGTCCGGTGATGGCCCAGCTATTCGGCCAGAGCGAGGCGCCGATGATGATCTCGACGATGGCTCCGGCCGACCACTTCGACCCGGACGGATCCGTTGCGGTACGACGTCTCTCGTCTGCCGGCCGCCCTGCACCGCTGGTCACGGTGGCGATCATGGACGAGTCGGGCGGGCTGCCGGCGGCCGGTGAGCGGGGCGAGATCGTCATCCGCAGCTCGCTGGTGATGGCCGGCTACTACAAGAACCCGGAGGCCACCGCCGAGGTTGGGAAGTTCGGCTGGCACTACACCGGCGGGTTCAACGTTTACTCCGCCGAGGTGGAGCAGGCTCTGATGCAGCACCCCGACATCGCCGACTGCGCGGTGATCGGCCTTCCGGACGACAAATGGGGTGAGCGGGTGACGGCCGTGCTGCAACTGCGGCCCGGTGCCGCGGTGACGTCCGACGAGGTCCGAGCCTTCGTCAAGGCCCGGGTCGGCAGCGTCAAATCGCCCAAGCAGGTGGAGTTCTGGGCCGATCTGCCAAGATCGAAGGTCGGCAAGGTCCTGAAGAAGGACATCAAGGCCCAGATTCTCGGCGGCTAA
- a CDS encoding SDR family NAD(P)-dependent oxidoreductase, with translation MSVYDLNGRKALVTGGAQGLGAGMAVALAAAGASVVIGDLQIDAGKATADAISATGATAGFVHLDVTDEHSWEGAITGTIDQIGGLDILVNNAGLEISSLIVDLDPTDIHKMLDVNLLGTMLGIKHAFLAMRPGGAAGKGGAVINISSVAATIAFPGISVYSATKSGVDRLTRVAAFEAGKLGYGVRVNCIYPGLVPTEMGQNLAVAHAAMGLAPSPEAAAGDVIGATPLGRLGEVGDMADAVVFLASDGARFITGTGLAVDGGMGM, from the coding sequence ATGAGCGTGTACGACTTGAACGGACGCAAGGCCCTGGTCACGGGCGGGGCGCAGGGCCTCGGAGCCGGCATGGCCGTGGCGCTGGCCGCGGCCGGCGCCTCCGTGGTGATCGGCGATCTGCAGATCGATGCGGGCAAGGCCACCGCCGACGCGATCTCGGCCACGGGAGCCACCGCCGGGTTCGTCCACCTCGACGTCACCGACGAGCACAGCTGGGAAGGCGCCATCACCGGCACGATCGACCAGATCGGCGGGCTGGACATCCTCGTCAACAATGCCGGCCTCGAGATCTCCAGCCTGATCGTCGATCTCGACCCCACGGACATCCACAAGATGCTCGACGTGAACCTGCTGGGCACCATGCTGGGCATCAAGCACGCCTTCCTGGCGATGAGGCCGGGCGGAGCGGCCGGCAAGGGCGGCGCCGTGATCAACATTTCGTCGGTGGCCGCCACCATCGCCTTCCCGGGGATCTCGGTCTACTCCGCCACCAAGTCCGGCGTCGATCGACTGACCAGGGTCGCCGCGTTCGAGGCGGGCAAGCTCGGCTACGGCGTGCGGGTGAACTGCATCTACCCCGGCCTCGTCCCCACCGAGATGGGCCAGAATCTGGCGGTCGCGCATGCGGCGATGGGGCTGGCCCCGTCTCCGGAGGCGGCCGCCGGCGACGTGATCGGTGCGACACCGCTGGGCCGCCTCGGCGAGGTCGGCGACATGGCCGACGCGGTGGTCTTCCTGGCCTCCGACGGAGCCAGGTTCATCACCGGTACCGGGCTGGCCGTCGACGGTGGAATGGGCATGTGA